One Aquamicrobium sp. genomic region harbors:
- a CDS encoding SDR family NAD(P)-dependent oxidoreductase has protein sequence MTQNDGRSGSAPARRVFITGGTSGLGQAIARHFHRLGADVGIFDLAIPDGAAEAIAAGVVSSGRILPFRGDVREEADLVRAVEGFTAACGHIDVVVCAAGIVRPGRLEEMPLGEFRAVMDTNLVGSLLTFRAALPALRRRPSGPCGAKVVFISSINATHPKQGMGAYSLSKVAINNMTRVLAREHAAEGIQINAIAPGTIDTPMVSNLMSSLAGGGEVKLYGEAPIGRVGAPTDILKPLELLCAEDETFMTGAVITLDGGRSAAD, from the coding sequence ATGACACAGAATGACGGACGTTCCGGCTCCGCTCCGGCGCGGCGGGTTTTCATCACCGGCGGCACTTCCGGGCTCGGGCAGGCGATCGCCCGTCATTTCCATCGTCTCGGGGCCGATGTCGGCATCTTCGATCTTGCGATTCCCGACGGCGCGGCCGAGGCCATCGCCGCGGGCGTCGTCTCGTCCGGGCGCATCCTCCCCTTCCGGGGCGACGTGCGCGAGGAGGCCGACCTCGTCCGCGCGGTCGAGGGGTTCACCGCCGCCTGCGGCCACATCGACGTCGTCGTCTGCGCGGCGGGGATCGTCCGGCCCGGCCGGCTGGAGGAGATGCCGCTCGGCGAGTTCCGCGCGGTGATGGACACCAACCTCGTCGGCTCGCTGCTGACGTTCCGGGCCGCGCTTCCGGCCCTGCGCCGGCGGCCCTCGGGGCCATGCGGGGCCAAGGTGGTGTTCATCTCGTCGATCAACGCCACCCACCCCAAGCAGGGCATGGGCGCCTATTCCCTGTCCAAGGTGGCGATCAACAACATGACGCGCGTGCTGGCGCGCGAGCATGCCGCCGAAGGCATCCAGATCAACGCGATCGCCCCCGGCACCATCGACACGCCGATGGTCAGCAACCTGATGAGCAGCCTTGCCGGCGGGGGAGAGGTCAAACTTTACGGCGAGGCGCCGATCGGCCGCGTCGGCGCGCCGACCGACATCCTGAAGCCGCTCGAGCTGCTTTGCGCCGAGGACGAGACCTTCATGACCGGTGCGGTCATCACCCTCGACGGCGGGCGCTCGGCCGCGGACTGA
- a CDS encoding TRAP transporter large permease subunit: MTAFIIENMAPIMFVSLILFLILGYPVAFALSAVGLGFAFLSIELGLFGENFLRALPDRVYGTMSNETLLAIPFFTFMGLVLQRSGMAEDLIDTVGQLFGPVRGGLAYAVIFVGALLAATTGVVAASVISMSLIALPIMLRYGYDRYLATGVIMASGTLAQTIPPSIILIVLADQFGQSVGDVYKGALVPALLLVVLYAAYVFGLTMLKPDAAPPIPKEARRLNEADGTVGLKSLAAILIFIALAIFGFIRLLQALFPGLPEMDTVIYGAALGTIAGYAVALANRNLKLGLLSRMAEAVVIVLVPPLALIFLVLGTIFLGVATPTEGGAMGAAGALIMAIGRRRLSFGMLSEAIDATARLSTFVMFILIGSRVFALTFYGVNGHEWVEHLLLSLPGGAIGFLIIVNLIVFLLGFFLDFFEIAFILVPLLAPAAQALGIDLVWFAVMLAVNLQTSYLTPPFGFALFFMRSATPAKAYTDTVTRRRIEGIRTIDLYRATLAFIILQLVMIGFLVAFPQLVTHYKGPEVQYEDSEIEIPGLGDDLDLPELDFN, from the coding sequence ATGACCGCCTTCATCATCGAGAACATGGCTCCGATCATGTTCGTGAGCCTGATCCTCTTCCTCATCCTCGGCTATCCGGTCGCCTTCGCGCTGTCCGCGGTCGGCCTCGGCTTCGCCTTCCTCAGCATCGAGCTCGGCCTGTTCGGCGAGAACTTCCTGCGCGCCCTGCCCGACAGGGTGTACGGCACGATGTCGAACGAGACGCTGCTGGCCATTCCCTTCTTCACCTTCATGGGGCTCGTCCTGCAACGATCCGGGATGGCAGAGGACCTCATCGACACGGTCGGCCAGCTTTTCGGCCCGGTGCGCGGCGGCCTCGCCTATGCGGTGATCTTCGTCGGCGCGCTGCTGGCCGCAACGACCGGCGTCGTCGCCGCCTCGGTCATCTCGATGAGCCTGATCGCGCTGCCGATCATGCTGCGCTACGGATACGACCGCTACCTCGCCACCGGCGTCATCATGGCCTCGGGCACGCTGGCACAGACGATTCCTCCCTCGATCATCCTGATCGTGCTGGCCGACCAGTTCGGCCAGTCGGTCGGCGACGTCTACAAGGGCGCGCTGGTGCCGGCCCTGCTGCTGGTCGTCCTCTACGCCGCCTACGTCTTCGGCCTGACCATGCTCAAGCCCGACGCGGCCCCGCCGATCCCGAAGGAGGCGCGCCGGCTCAACGAGGCGGACGGCACGGTCGGGCTGAAGTCGCTGGCCGCGATCCTGATCTTCATCGCGCTCGCCATCTTCGGCTTCATCCGCCTGCTTCAGGCGTTGTTTCCGGGCCTGCCCGAGATGGACACCGTCATATACGGCGCGGCGCTGGGCACCATCGCCGGCTATGCCGTCGCGCTGGCGAACCGCAACCTGAAGCTCGGCCTGCTGTCCCGTATGGCCGAGGCGGTGGTGATCGTGCTCGTGCCGCCGCTGGCGCTGATCTTCCTCGTGCTCGGCACGATCTTCCTCGGCGTCGCGACGCCGACCGAGGGCGGGGCCATGGGCGCGGCCGGCGCGCTGATCATGGCGATCGGCCGGCGCAGGCTCAGCTTCGGCATGCTGTCGGAGGCGATCGACGCGACCGCGCGCCTGTCCACCTTCGTCATGTTCATCCTGATCGGCTCGCGCGTCTTCGCCCTGACCTTCTACGGCGTCAACGGCCACGAATGGGTCGAGCATCTGCTGCTGTCGCTGCCCGGCGGCGCGATCGGCTTCCTCATCATCGTCAACCTGATCGTCTTCCTGCTCGGCTTCTTCCTCGACTTCTTCGAGATCGCCTTCATCCTGGTGCCGCTGCTGGCGCCGGCGGCGCAGGCGCTGGGGATCGATCTCGTCTGGTTCGCGGTGATGCTCGCCGTCAATCTCCAGACCAGCTACCTGACCCCTCCCTTCGGGTTCGCCCTGTTCTTCATGCGCTCGGCGACGCCGGCAAAGGCCTATACCGACACCGTGACCCGCCGGCGCATCGAGGGGATAAGGACCATAGACCTCTATCGCGCCACGCTCGCCTTCATCATCCTGCAGCTGGTCATGATCGGTTTTCTGGTCGCCTTCCCCCAGCTGGTCACGCATTACAAGGGGCCCGAAGTGCAGTATGAGGACAGCGAGATCGAGATTCCGGGTCTCGGGGACGATCTCGACCTTCCCGAACTGGATTTCAACTGA
- a CDS encoding TRAP transporter substrate-binding protein, whose product MKRREMLGMVAGGMAGALAAPHVASAQDKATVTWRCASSFPKSVEILYGNAPVMSEILSRLTDGAFKLQVFAAGELVPPLAVLDSVSTNAVEVGHTALYYFFGKDPALAFGTHIPFGLNSRQQNAWLSREGTAKEIDRILAKYNLVGFVGGNTGAQMGGFYRKEINSVEDLQGLKIRISGLGGRILSNMGAIVQQVAAADIYPSLEKGTLDAAEFNAPHDDQKMGLHKVAPHYYFPGFWDGSNVQHFIVNADEWAKLPPHFQEAFRVAAFVANYDSLQKYDIANAAALGRIVAEGAIIKQFPQDVLAAAFKVAHEIYEEISAENEDFAILYKDMQEFQQQVARWHRISELAYDSTVARLL is encoded by the coding sequence ATGAAGAGACGTGAAATGCTTGGAATGGTGGCCGGGGGCATGGCGGGCGCGCTGGCCGCGCCGCACGTGGCCTCCGCGCAGGACAAGGCGACCGTGACCTGGCGTTGCGCGTCGAGCTTCCCCAAGAGCGTCGAGATCCTGTACGGCAACGCGCCGGTGATGAGCGAGATCCTGTCGCGCCTGACCGATGGCGCCTTCAAGCTGCAGGTCTTCGCCGCCGGCGAGCTGGTGCCGCCGCTTGCGGTGCTCGATTCCGTGTCCACGAACGCGGTCGAGGTCGGCCACACCGCGCTCTACTACTTCTTCGGCAAGGACCCCGCGCTCGCCTTCGGCACGCACATCCCCTTCGGCCTCAACTCGCGCCAGCAGAACGCTTGGCTGTCGCGCGAGGGCACGGCCAAGGAGATCGACCGGATTCTCGCCAAGTACAATCTGGTCGGCTTCGTCGGCGGCAACACCGGCGCGCAGATGGGCGGCTTCTATCGCAAGGAGATCAACTCGGTCGAAGACCTGCAGGGCCTGAAAATCCGCATCTCCGGCCTCGGCGGCCGCATTCTCTCCAACATGGGGGCGATCGTCCAGCAGGTCGCGGCGGCCGACATCTATCCCTCGCTCGAGAAGGGCACGCTCGACGCGGCCGAGTTCAACGCCCCGCACGACGACCAGAAGATGGGCCTTCACAAGGTTGCGCCTCACTACTACTTCCCCGGCTTCTGGGACGGCTCCAACGTGCAGCACTTCATCGTCAACGCCGACGAATGGGCCAAGCTGCCGCCGCATTTCCAGGAGGCGTTCCGCGTCGCCGCCTTCGTCGCCAACTACGACAGCCTGCAGAAATACGACATCGCCAACGCGGCCGCGCTCGGCAGGATCGTCGCCGAGGGCGCGATCATCAAGCAGTTCCCGCAGGACGTGCTCGCCGCCGCCTTCAAGGTGGCGCACGAGATCTACGAGGAGATCTCGGCCGAGAACGAGGACTTCGCCATCCTCTACAAGGACATGCAGGAGTTCCAGCAGCAGGTGGCGCGCTGGCATCGCATCTCCGAGCTGGCCTACGACTCGACCGTCGCGCGCCTGCTCTAG
- a CDS encoding acyl-CoA dehydrogenase family protein, with product MSDMQEELSPETLISKAEDAVAAARRFADEARGAVRRAVCGPDGKLDPARADAAQRRLHGLAWIATYVETLAQTLQWAGALHRAGRFGENERDVLLIGFGEYLAALADGIAMSQNEYARPRELGVEAAASVLVADEAVDFFLRDGNTAARRHALVERLYAGGGVAETLGDDDLDLVREQFRRFAQDRIAPFAQQWHHDNALIPTEVIDEMAALGVFGVCVDPRYGGLGMGKLAMCVVTEELSRAWIAAGSLGTRSEIACELISDAGTPEQKERWLPRIASGEVLPTAVFTEPDTGSDLASLRTRATRQADGSWRIDGNKTWITHAARSDVMTLLARTDPAKPGHDGLSMFIAPKPRGTEEDPFPAEGMTGSEIEVLGYRGMREYELGFAGFRVEADGLLGGVEGQGFRQLMRTFESARVQTAARAIGVAWKAFDLGFRYGGERRQFGKPLWRFPRVGDKLALMAVETVMARELTYFAAREKDQARRCDVEAGMAKLLAARIAWSNADTALQVHGGNGYALEYEISRVLCDARILSIFEGAAEIQAHVIARGLLAAGRNT from the coding sequence ATGTCCGATATGCAGGAGGAGCTTTCCCCTGAGACCCTGATCTCGAAGGCGGAGGATGCCGTCGCCGCGGCCCGCCGCTTCGCCGACGAGGCGCGAGGCGCCGTCCGGCGCGCGGTCTGCGGCCCCGACGGCAAGCTCGACCCCGCGCGGGCGGACGCGGCGCAGCGCCGGCTGCACGGCCTCGCCTGGATCGCCACCTATGTCGAGACGCTCGCCCAGACGCTGCAATGGGCGGGCGCGCTTCACCGCGCCGGCCGGTTCGGCGAGAACGAGCGCGACGTGCTGCTCATCGGCTTCGGCGAATATCTCGCCGCGCTGGCCGACGGCATCGCCATGAGCCAGAACGAATATGCGCGGCCGCGCGAGCTCGGCGTCGAGGCGGCCGCTTCCGTGCTCGTCGCCGACGAGGCGGTGGATTTCTTCCTGCGCGACGGCAACACCGCCGCCCGCCGCCACGCCCTCGTCGAGCGGCTTTATGCCGGCGGCGGCGTCGCCGAGACGCTGGGCGACGACGACCTGGACCTGGTGCGCGAGCAGTTCCGCCGCTTCGCGCAGGACAGGATCGCCCCCTTCGCCCAGCAATGGCACCACGACAACGCGCTGATCCCGACCGAGGTGATCGACGAGATGGCGGCGCTGGGCGTGTTCGGCGTCTGCGTCGACCCGCGCTATGGCGGGCTCGGCATGGGCAAGCTCGCCATGTGCGTGGTGACGGAGGAGCTGAGCCGCGCCTGGATCGCGGCCGGCTCCCTCGGCACGCGCTCCGAGATCGCCTGCGAGCTGATCTCCGACGCCGGCACGCCGGAGCAGAAGGAGCGCTGGCTGCCGCGCATCGCGTCTGGCGAGGTCCTGCCCACGGCGGTCTTCACCGAGCCGGACACCGGCTCCGACCTCGCCAGCCTGCGCACCCGCGCGACGCGGCAGGCCGACGGCAGCTGGCGTATCGACGGCAACAAGACATGGATCACCCACGCCGCGCGCAGCGACGTGATGACGCTGCTGGCCCGCACCGACCCGGCCAAGCCCGGCCATGACGGGCTGTCGATGTTCATCGCGCCGAAGCCGCGCGGCACCGAGGAGGACCCGTTCCCGGCCGAGGGCATGACGGGCAGCGAGATCGAGGTGCTCGGCTATCGCGGCATGCGCGAATACGAGCTCGGCTTCGCCGGCTTCCGCGTCGAGGCCGACGGCCTGCTCGGCGGCGTCGAGGGGCAGGGATTCAGGCAGCTGATGCGCACCTTCGAGAGCGCCCGGGTCCAGACCGCGGCGCGCGCCATCGGCGTGGCGTGGAAGGCGTTCGACCTCGGCTTCCGCTACGGCGGCGAGCGCCGGCAGTTCGGCAAGCCGCTGTGGCGGTTCCCGCGCGTCGGCGACAAGCTGGCGCTGATGGCCGTCGAGACGGTGATGGCGCGCGAGCTGACCTATTTCGCCGCCCGCGAGAAGGACCAGGCCCGCCGCTGCGACGTCGAGGCCGGCATGGCCAAGCTGCTGGCAGCGCGCATTGCCTGGAGCAATGCCGACACCGCGCTCCAGGTCCATGGCGGCAACGGCTACGCGCTGGAATACGAGATCAGCCGCGTCCTGTGCGACGCGCGCATCCTCAGCATCTTCGAGGGCGCGGCCGAGATTCAGGCCCATGTCATCGCGCGCGGCCTGCTGGCAGCCGGGCGCAACACCTGA
- a CDS encoding CoA transferase, which translates to MYGHLRNLTVVEGASFIAAPSCGLYLAQLGARVIRFDQIGGGPDFGRWPKDAGGGSLYWEGLNKGKQSVAIDLRKPEGRELAVRLATAPGDGAGIFLTNYPPEGFLSHASLAARRPDQITVRVMGWADGSSALDYTINAAVGLPDMTGHPDDPRPVNHVLPAWDLLTGSMAALSLLASERRRRETGAGEEVRVPLSDVAISTLGNLGQIAEVTLSGQDRPRVGNDLFGAFGRDFITADGSRIMIVAITARQWSGLVSCLSLGAEVAALEAQAGVSFAHDEGLRFEHREALNGLVGAAVGARTLADLAPAFEKDGVCWAPYRTLRQAVAEDRRLVSGNPLFSSLDHPSGRRYPAPGFAATMSGEARAPAAPAPALGADTEEVLADLLGCDGAEIAALHDRGVVASAGKGRA; encoded by the coding sequence ATGTACGGCCATCTCAGGAACCTTACCGTCGTCGAGGGCGCGTCCTTCATCGCCGCGCCCTCCTGCGGGCTCTACCTCGCCCAGCTCGGCGCCCGCGTCATCCGTTTCGACCAGATCGGCGGCGGCCCGGATTTCGGCCGCTGGCCGAAGGACGCCGGCGGCGGCAGCCTCTACTGGGAGGGGCTGAACAAGGGCAAGCAGTCGGTGGCCATCGACCTGCGCAAGCCCGAGGGCAGGGAGCTGGCCGTGCGCCTCGCCACCGCGCCCGGCGACGGCGCGGGCATCTTCCTCACCAACTATCCGCCCGAGGGGTTCCTGTCGCATGCGAGCCTCGCCGCCCGCCGCCCGGACCAGATCACCGTGCGCGTCATGGGCTGGGCCGATGGCAGCTCGGCGCTCGACTACACCATCAACGCGGCGGTCGGCCTGCCCGACATGACCGGTCACCCCGACGATCCGCGGCCCGTCAACCACGTCCTTCCGGCCTGGGACCTGCTGACCGGCTCGATGGCGGCGCTTTCCCTCTTGGCGTCCGAGCGCCGCCGGCGCGAGACGGGCGCGGGCGAGGAGGTGCGCGTGCCGTTGAGCGACGTGGCCATCTCGACGCTCGGCAATCTCGGCCAGATCGCCGAGGTCACGCTGTCCGGGCAGGACCGGCCGCGCGTCGGCAACGACCTGTTCGGTGCCTTCGGGCGCGATTTCATCACCGCCGACGGCAGCCGCATCATGATCGTCGCCATCACCGCGCGCCAGTGGAGCGGGCTGGTCTCGTGCCTTTCGCTCGGCGCGGAGGTCGCGGCGCTGGAGGCGCAAGCCGGCGTCTCCTTCGCCCATGACGAGGGGCTGCGCTTCGAGCATCGCGAGGCGCTGAACGGGCTCGTCGGCGCGGCGGTCGGCGCGCGGACGCTGGCCGATCTCGCGCCGGCGTTCGAGAAAGATGGCGTGTGCTGGGCGCCCTACCGGACGCTGCGGCAGGCCGTCGCCGAGGACCGCCGCCTCGTCTCCGGCAACCCGCTGTTCTCGTCGCTCGACCATCCGAGCGGCCGGCGCTATCCCGCGCCGGGCTTCGCGGCGACGATGTCAGGCGAGGCGCGCGCGCCGGCCGCGCCGGCCCCCGCGCTCGGCGCCGACACCGAGGAAGTGCTCGCCGACCTGCTCGGCTGCGACGGCGCGGAGATCGCGGCGCTGCACGACCGCGGCGTGGTCGCCTCGGCCGGGAAGGGCCGGGCATGA
- a CDS encoding MaoC family dehydratase N-terminal domain-containing protein has protein sequence MSALPPGAIDLYRSFIGRTEAARQYLDPVSLKRFLTVLGENGEAPAALPAMTHWAYFLPLPSNDEIGEDGHPRRGGFLPPVALPRRMFASGSSEFHAPLRAGAEAECVTRIVDVVHKDGRSGELVFLELDKTISQDGETCVVERQTIVYRGDGAKVPPVEPAPEAGAGGDAVWRPGPVDLFRFSAVTFNGHRIHYDAPYAADVEGYPGLVVHGPFTASKLCRLAAGMRPGRAMASFAFRAAAPLFCGQPVRMRAEAGEDGLALSAIRQDGKVAVAAQASFH, from the coding sequence ATGAGCGCGCTGCCGCCCGGCGCGATCGATCTCTACCGGTCCTTCATCGGCCGGACCGAGGCGGCGAGGCAGTATCTCGACCCGGTGAGCCTGAAGCGGTTCCTCACCGTCCTCGGCGAGAACGGCGAAGCCCCTGCGGCGTTGCCGGCGATGACGCACTGGGCCTATTTCCTGCCGTTGCCGTCGAACGACGAGATCGGCGAGGACGGCCACCCGAGGCGCGGCGGCTTCCTGCCGCCGGTCGCCCTGCCGCGCCGGATGTTCGCCAGCGGATCGAGCGAATTCCACGCGCCGCTGCGCGCCGGCGCGGAGGCCGAGTGCGTAACGCGGATCGTCGACGTCGTCCACAAGGACGGCCGCAGCGGCGAGCTGGTGTTCCTCGAGCTGGATAAGACGATCTCGCAGGACGGCGAGACCTGCGTGGTCGAGCGCCAGACGATCGTCTATCGCGGCGACGGCGCAAAGGTGCCGCCGGTGGAGCCGGCGCCGGAAGCCGGGGCGGGCGGCGACGCCGTATGGCGGCCGGGTCCGGTCGATCTCTTCCGCTTCTCCGCCGTCACCTTCAACGGCCATCGCATCCACTACGACGCGCCCTACGCCGCCGATGTCGAGGGCTATCCCGGCCTCGTCGTCCACGGGCCGTTCACGGCCTCGAAGCTGTGCCGCCTCGCCGCGGGCATGCGCCCCGGCCGGGCGATGGCCAGCTTCGCCTTCCGCGCGGCCGCGCCGCTGTTCTGCGGCCAGCCCGTCCGGATGCGGGCCGAGGCAGGCGAGGACGGCCTTGCCCTGAGCGCGATCCGGCAGGACGGCAAGGTCGCGGTGGCGGCGCAGGCTTCCTTCCATTGA